Proteins found in one Pontibacter sp. SGAir0037 genomic segment:
- a CDS encoding 3'-5' exonuclease — protein sequence MKLNLKRPIVFFDLETTGTDICKDRIVEISVLKIMPDGEEILRTRKINPTIPIPLESSLIHKIYDEDVKDCPTFKMIAKDLDGFLKGCDLGGYNLVRFDIPLLAEEFLRVGIDFDIENRNVVDACRIFHMMEKRTLSAAYQYYCNKTLENAHSAEADTVATYHILMAQLDRYQTTPLEITEGVEEFPIQNDMSILHKFTFEKTADLSGRIAYNNTGQEVFNFGKYKNVPVEEVLQKEPSYYDWMMKSEFPLYTKKILTRIRLRSMQSSIS from the coding sequence ATGAAACTGAACCTGAAACGCCCCATTGTATTCTTCGACCTTGAAACAACAGGCACAGATATATGCAAAGACCGGATTGTAGAAATAAGTGTGCTGAAGATAATGCCGGATGGTGAAGAAATCTTAAGAACCAGGAAGATCAATCCTACCATACCCATTCCGTTGGAGTCGAGCCTTATCCATAAAATATACGACGAGGATGTAAAAGACTGCCCTACCTTTAAAATGATAGCCAAAGATCTGGATGGTTTTCTGAAAGGCTGTGACCTGGGCGGGTATAATTTAGTGCGCTTTGACATCCCGCTTCTGGCCGAAGAATTCCTGCGCGTAGGGATAGACTTTGACATTGAGAACAGGAATGTAGTGGATGCCTGCCGTATATTTCACATGATGGAGAAACGTACTTTATCTGCCGCCTACCAGTATTACTGCAACAAAACACTGGAGAATGCACACAGTGCAGAGGCCGATACTGTTGCCACCTACCATATTCTGATGGCCCAGCTCGACCGTTACCAGACAACTCCTCTGGAAATTACAGAAGGTGTAGAGGAATTCCCGATCCAGAACGATATGTCTATACTGCATAAGTTCACTTTCGAAAAAACAGCCGACTTATCAGGAAGAATTGCCTACAACAATACCGGGCAGGAAGTATTTAACTTCGGCAAATATAAAAACGTGCCTGTAGAAGAGGTATTACAAAAAGAGCCAAGCTATTATGATTGGATGATGAAAAGCGAATTCCCTCTGTATACCAAGAAAATACTAACCCGCATCAGGCTGCGCAGCATGCAAAGCAGTATTTCCTAA
- a CDS encoding YceI family protein, whose product MANTRWTSDPTHSEIQFKVKHLMITTVTGYFGKFNVEVETERDDFTKASTIVFTADVDSISTNNEQRDTHLKSADFFDAENHSQVKFVGNKYEHASGDDYKLHGELTIRGTTKPVTVNVEFGGVVVDPYGQTKAGFTITGKINRKEFGLSWNAVTEAGSVVVSDEIRLNAEVQLVKQG is encoded by the coding sequence ATGGCAAATACAAGATGGACCTCTGACCCAACCCACTCCGAAATTCAGTTTAAGGTAAAGCACCTCATGATTACAACGGTAACGGGTTACTTTGGCAAATTTAATGTGGAAGTAGAAACCGAAAGAGATGATTTTACAAAAGCATCCACCATTGTGTTCACTGCCGATGTTGATTCGATCAGCACGAACAATGAGCAGCGCGACACACACCTGAAATCAGCTGATTTCTTTGACGCAGAGAATCACTCACAGGTAAAATTTGTGGGCAATAAGTATGAGCATGCCAGTGGAGATGACTACAAATTGCACGGTGAACTGACTATAAGAGGAACGACCAAGCCAGTAACAGTTAATGTAGAGTTTGGCGGTGTAGTGGTTGACCCGTATGGCCAGACAAAAGCAGGCTTTACCATAACAGGCAAGATAAACCGCAAGGAATTCGGTTTAAGCTGGAATGCGGTAACCGAAGCAGGCAGTGTAGTCGTAAGCGATGAGATTCGCCTAAATGCCGAAGTGCAGCTTGTAAAGCAAGGCTAA
- the namA gene encoding NADPH dehydrogenase NamA, with protein MSQLFSPLKIKEIEFKNRIAVSPMCQYSAKDGFANDWHLVHLGSRAVGGAGLIILEATAVSPEGRITPDDLGIWQDAHLSNLKRIVAFIKEYGTVAGIQLAHAGRKASHRSPWKGGTAIAPEEEHGWQTVAPSAVPFTASEPAPLALDEAGIQKVITDFRAATARAAEAGFEIIEIHAAHGYLFHEFLSPLSNKRTDTYGGSFENRIRFLLETIEAVKEVWPAQYPLFVRISATDWTEGGWTGEDSIALATILKEKGVDLIDCSTGGNVPKAPIPVGPGYQVEFAESIRKETGILTGAVGMITNASQAEAIIADGQADIVLLAREMLRDPYFPLHAAHELGADIKWPDQYERAKPRKA; from the coding sequence ATGTCACAGCTTTTTAGTCCTTTAAAAATCAAAGAGATCGAGTTTAAAAACAGGATAGCTGTTTCTCCTATGTGCCAGTATTCTGCTAAAGATGGCTTTGCGAATGACTGGCATCTGGTGCACCTGGGAAGCAGGGCTGTAGGTGGAGCAGGACTTATCATACTCGAAGCCACTGCTGTATCGCCGGAAGGGAGAATTACGCCCGATGACCTGGGAATATGGCAGGATGCGCACCTTTCTAACTTGAAGCGCATTGTTGCCTTTATAAAGGAGTATGGTACAGTAGCCGGTATACAGCTGGCGCATGCAGGTAGAAAGGCAAGCCACAGAAGCCCATGGAAAGGCGGAACTGCCATTGCTCCGGAAGAAGAACACGGCTGGCAAACGGTTGCGCCCAGTGCTGTGCCATTTACTGCATCCGAACCGGCTCCACTGGCTCTGGACGAAGCTGGGATTCAGAAAGTAATAACCGATTTTAGAGCAGCAACTGCCCGGGCTGCAGAAGCTGGCTTTGAGATTATCGAAATACATGCTGCACATGGATACCTGTTTCACGAGTTTCTTTCGCCGCTCAGCAATAAAAGAACCGATACCTACGGTGGCTCTTTCGAAAACAGAATCCGCTTCTTATTGGAAACAATTGAAGCTGTAAAAGAGGTATGGCCAGCACAATATCCGTTGTTTGTCAGGATTTCGGCTACCGACTGGACTGAAGGCGGCTGGACAGGCGAAGATTCTATAGCCCTGGCAACCATACTAAAGGAAAAAGGGGTAGACCTGATTGACTGTTCTACGGGAGGCAATGTACCCAAAGCACCAATACCTGTCGGCCCAGGTTACCAGGTGGAATTTGCTGAAAGTATCAGGAAAGAGACAGGCATTTTAACTGGTGCCGTAGGCATGATAACAAATGCAAGCCAGGCAGAAGCCATTATTGCTGATGGCCAGGCAGACATAGTGCTTTTAGCCAGAGAGATGCTCCGCGATCCTTACTTCCCGCTACATGCAGCACACGAGTTAGGGGCAGATATTAAATGGCCGGACCAGTACGAAAGAGCCAAACCAAGAAAAGCTTAA
- a CDS encoding phospho-sugar mutase, producing the protein MIEAGIHEKIDQWLTGNYDEATKAEIQDLLDRNEEDALNDAFYKNLEFGTGGLRGIMGAGSNRMNRYTLGMATQGLCNYLKQSFPNQQISVAIAHDSRNNSDKFARVTADIFSANDIKVYLFEALRPTPELSFAIRHLGCQSGVVITASHNPKEYNGYKAYWNDGGQVVAPHDKNIIAEVNKITSVDEVKFEAKPENIEMIGSQVDEAYIEKVLGLSISQEAIKRQHDLKIVYTPIHGTGITLVPKVLERFGFTNVHVVEEQSEPNGNFPTVVYPNPEEKEAMTLAMKKAAEIDADLVLATDPDSDRVGIAVKNLNGEFVLVNGNQTGSLLINYLLQAWKKADKLTGKEFVVKTIVTTDLIRKISDSYNVTMYETLTGFKYIAEVIRELEGKETYIGGGEESYGYLAGDFVRDKDAISSCALIAEMAAVAKDNGQSLFEMMIEMYTNYGFYKEELISITKKGMRGAEEIQQMMQDMRSNPPKTIAGSPVVTVSDYKFSTVKNLQTGEESKLNQESSNVLQYLTEDGSKISARPSGTEPKIKFYFSVNEPLASKEEFDATAEKLDQKIEQIQLDLKLK; encoded by the coding sequence ATGATAGAAGCAGGAATACACGAAAAGATTGACCAATGGCTTACTGGCAACTACGACGAGGCTACAAAAGCAGAAATTCAGGACTTACTGGACCGCAATGAAGAAGATGCGCTGAATGATGCCTTTTATAAAAACCTGGAGTTTGGCACAGGTGGTTTACGGGGAATCATGGGTGCAGGAAGCAACCGCATGAACCGCTATACCCTGGGTATGGCCACGCAAGGCCTTTGCAACTACTTAAAACAAAGCTTCCCGAACCAGCAGATCAGCGTTGCCATTGCACACGACAGCCGCAACAATTCCGATAAATTTGCCCGTGTTACAGCCGATATTTTTTCGGCCAACGACATTAAGGTGTACCTCTTCGAGGCACTTCGCCCTACACCAGAATTGTCGTTTGCAATCCGCCACCTGGGCTGCCAGAGCGGTGTAGTTATCACGGCATCTCACAACCCTAAAGAATATAACGGTTATAAAGCCTACTGGAACGACGGAGGTCAGGTAGTAGCGCCTCACGATAAAAACATTATTGCCGAAGTAAACAAAATCACGTCTGTTGATGAGGTGAAATTTGAGGCAAAACCAGAGAACATTGAGATGATCGGTTCTCAGGTAGACGAAGCTTACATCGAAAAAGTACTTGGCTTGTCTATCTCACAGGAAGCCATTAAACGCCAGCACGACCTTAAAATCGTGTATACACCTATTCATGGCACAGGCATTACGCTGGTACCTAAGGTGCTGGAGCGCTTTGGCTTTACGAACGTGCATGTGGTAGAAGAACAATCAGAGCCAAACGGCAACTTTCCAACGGTAGTTTATCCGAACCCGGAGGAAAAAGAAGCCATGACACTGGCGATGAAAAAGGCAGCCGAAATCGATGCCGACTTGGTATTAGCTACCGATCCTGACTCTGACCGTGTAGGAATTGCTGTAAAGAATCTTAACGGCGAGTTTGTTTTAGTTAACGGTAACCAAACAGGCTCTCTCCTGATCAACTACCTGCTGCAGGCCTGGAAAAAGGCCGATAAATTAACGGGAAAGGAGTTTGTTGTTAAGACGATTGTAACCACCGACCTGATCAGGAAAATTTCCGATAGCTATAACGTTACCATGTATGAAACCTTAACAGGCTTTAAATACATTGCAGAGGTAATCCGTGAGCTGGAAGGCAAAGAAACCTATATAGGCGGTGGCGAGGAAAGCTATGGCTACCTGGCCGGAGACTTTGTGCGCGATAAAGACGCTATCTCCTCCTGTGCACTTATTGCTGAAATGGCCGCTGTGGCCAAAGATAACGGACAGTCTTTATTTGAAATGATGATTGAGATGTATACGAACTACGGCTTCTACAAAGAAGAACTCATCTCCATCACGAAAAAAGGAATGCGCGGTGCCGAAGAAATTCAGCAAATGATGCAGGACATGCGCAGCAACCCTCCTAAAACAATTGCAGGTTCTCCTGTTGTAACAGTAAGCGATTATAAATTCAGTACGGTTAAAAACCTTCAGACCGGGGAAGAAAGCAAGCTGAACCAGGAAAGTTCTAACGTGTTACAGTACCTGACCGAAGATGGCAGTAAAATATCGGCTCGCCCTTCTGGTACCGAACCTAAAATTAAATTCTACTTTAGCGTAAATGAGCCTTTAGCCTCTAAAGAGGAATTTGATGCTACTGCGGAGAAGCTGGATCAGAAAATCGAGCAGATACAGCTGGATCTAAAATTAAAATAA
- the murC gene encoding UDP-N-acetylmuramate--L-alanine ligase codes for MEKKEQQHIHLIAIGGSIMHNLALALHDKGLKITGSDDEIFEPAKSRLASAGLLPAQEGWFPEKLDTRPDAIILGMHARADNPELLKAQELNIPVYSFPEFIYEQSKDKQRIVIGGSHGKTSITSIIMHVLKQQNRLFDYAVGAQLEGFDRMVKLTDDAPVIIIEGDEYLSDPIKRVPKFHLYNHHIGVISGISWDHINVFPDPKVYRDQFRIFAEMTPKAGTLIYNQDDEQVLLAAVPRNPADIAYIGYGVHDHAIKNGKTILHTKKEGDIEIQLFGEHNLRNISAAKEVCKKIGIKAHDFYQALRTFKGAAKRLEKLGESNSTVLFRDFAHAPSKVKATTEAVKAQYPERRLVACLELHTFSSLNKSFIPQYAGALAKADDPIVYFNPKTLEHKRMEMLSEEELKAAFQNPALRVFTDSAALEQHLLSQNWQHASLLLMSSGNYNNINMEALTKAVL; via the coding sequence ATGGAGAAGAAGGAACAACAGCACATACACCTGATTGCCATTGGTGGCAGTATTATGCACAACCTGGCGTTGGCATTGCACGATAAAGGCCTGAAAATAACAGGATCTGACGATGAAATTTTTGAACCTGCCAAGAGCAGATTAGCTTCTGCCGGACTGCTGCCTGCACAGGAAGGCTGGTTTCCGGAGAAGCTTGATACAAGACCAGATGCCATTATACTGGGAATGCATGCCCGAGCCGATAATCCAGAGCTGCTAAAAGCACAGGAGTTAAACATTCCGGTATACTCCTTCCCAGAATTTATTTATGAACAGTCGAAAGACAAGCAGCGCATCGTAATTGGAGGCAGCCATGGCAAAACTTCCATTACATCTATTATCATGCATGTGCTGAAACAGCAGAACCGCCTGTTCGATTATGCTGTGGGTGCCCAGTTAGAAGGCTTCGACCGAATGGTGAAGTTAACTGACGATGCTCCTGTTATCATCATTGAGGGAGACGAATACCTGTCAGACCCGATCAAGCGTGTTCCGAAATTCCATTTATACAACCACCACATCGGCGTTATCAGCGGCATTAGCTGGGACCATATCAATGTTTTTCCAGATCCTAAAGTATACCGCGATCAGTTCCGCATTTTTGCCGAAATGACTCCAAAGGCCGGTACCCTCATTTATAACCAGGACGATGAGCAGGTGCTTTTGGCAGCCGTGCCACGCAACCCGGCTGATATTGCCTATATCGGGTATGGCGTACACGACCATGCTATAAAAAATGGCAAAACAATTCTGCATACTAAAAAGGAAGGTGACATTGAAATTCAGCTTTTCGGAGAGCATAACCTCCGTAATATTAGTGCCGCCAAGGAAGTTTGTAAGAAAATTGGCATAAAAGCACATGATTTCTACCAGGCGCTTCGCACATTTAAAGGGGCCGCCAAAAGACTGGAGAAATTAGGTGAAAGTAATTCTACCGTACTCTTCCGCGACTTTGCCCATGCCCCCTCTAAAGTGAAAGCAACCACGGAGGCTGTAAAAGCCCAGTACCCGGAGCGTCGTCTGGTAGCCTGCCTGGAGCTGCATACCTTCAGCAGCCTGAACAAAAGCTTTATTCCTCAGTATGCAGGAGCCTTGGCAAAAGCCGACGATCCTATTGTATACTTCAACCCGAAAACGTTGGAGCACAAACGCATGGAAATGCTATCGGAGGAAGAGCTAAAAGCCGCCTTTCAGAATCCTGCACTGAGAGTATTCACCGATTCAGCCGCCCTGGAGCAGCACCTGCTCAGCCAGAACTGGCAACATGCGAGTCTGCTGCTTATGAGCTCGGGTAACTACAACAATATTAACATGGAGGCGCTCACCAAAGCGGTTCTGTAA
- a CDS encoding nitroreductase yields MDIAFSTISEVIKTRRTVKPPQMNGNRIPDEQVSQLLSLADWAPTHGYTEPWRFKVYAGEKVKSFCADHAELYKQHIGAENFLEVKYEQIKHMGDQASHIVIAVMQRGNLPKIPALEEIAAASCAVQNFLLGATAAGIASYWGSGGMAYHPVMKEYLQLKEEDLVLGILYIGYTDKPVPKGKRTIPLDEKVEWM; encoded by the coding sequence ATGGATATAGCATTTTCAACGATCAGCGAGGTAATTAAAACCCGAAGAACAGTAAAGCCTCCTCAGATGAATGGCAACCGGATTCCGGATGAGCAGGTAAGCCAATTGCTAAGCCTGGCCGATTGGGCACCGACACACGGCTATACTGAGCCCTGGCGCTTTAAAGTATATGCTGGTGAAAAAGTAAAGTCGTTTTGTGCCGACCATGCCGAACTGTATAAGCAGCATATAGGCGCAGAAAACTTTCTGGAAGTAAAGTACGAGCAGATCAAACACATGGGTGACCAGGCTTCTCATATCGTTATTGCTGTGATGCAGCGCGGCAACTTACCTAAAATACCTGCCCTGGAAGAAATTGCGGCGGCATCCTGCGCTGTGCAAAACTTTTTATTAGGCGCAACAGCTGCTGGTATTGCCAGTTACTGGGGCTCGGGCGGGATGGCCTACCATCCTGTTATGAAAGAATACCTCCAGCTAAAAGAGGAAGACCTGGTGCTGGGAATCCTATATATAGGCTACACCGACAAACCGGTTCCGAAGGGCAAAAGAACTATACCTCTCGACGAGAAGGTGGAGTGGATGTAA
- the mgrA gene encoding L-glyceraldehyde 3-phosphate reductase: MSYTPNPARYQHMEYRRCGKSGLKLSALSLGLWHNFGHVDVLENSRRILRLAFDSGITHFDLANNYGPPAGSAEENFGKILRQDFSGYRDEIIISTKAGYGMWEGPYGDWGSKKYLVASLDQSLKRMGLDYVDIFYHHRPDPETPLEETMAALNLLVRQGKALYVGISNYHPAEAAKAFSILKDLGTPCLIHQPKYSMFVRWVEEEGLLELLHEQGVGCIPFSPLAQGLLTSKYLKGIPAGSRAAKVHGHLQENDITEEKVAKVRALNNLAQQRNQSLAQMALAWLLKDERVTSVLIGASSAEQLTDSLQCLQHTAFRPDELEAIEKILQA; this comes from the coding sequence ATGTCTTATACTCCCAATCCTGCACGCTATCAGCACATGGAATACCGCCGGTGTGGTAAGAGCGGCTTAAAGTTATCGGCTTTGTCGCTTGGCCTGTGGCACAATTTCGGGCATGTAGATGTGCTGGAAAATTCGCGCCGGATTTTGCGACTGGCTTTTGACTCAGGCATTACCCACTTTGACCTGGCCAATAACTATGGGCCTCCTGCCGGTTCAGCCGAAGAGAATTTTGGGAAGATACTACGGCAGGATTTCAGCGGCTATCGGGATGAAATAATTATATCCACCAAAGCGGGTTATGGAATGTGGGAAGGACCCTACGGCGACTGGGGGTCTAAGAAATATTTGGTTGCCAGCCTCGACCAGAGCCTGAAACGTATGGGGCTGGACTATGTTGACATTTTCTACCACCACCGCCCTGACCCGGAAACTCCTTTAGAAGAAACCATGGCAGCGCTCAATCTTCTGGTGCGGCAGGGAAAAGCCCTGTATGTGGGTATTTCTAACTACCACCCGGCAGAGGCGGCAAAAGCGTTTTCTATTTTAAAAGACCTGGGCACGCCATGCCTGATTCACCAGCCGAAGTATTCTATGTTTGTGCGTTGGGTAGAAGAGGAGGGGCTGCTCGAACTGCTCCACGAGCAGGGCGTAGGCTGCATTCCTTTCTCACCGCTGGCACAGGGGCTTTTAACCAGTAAGTATCTGAAGGGTATACCTGCCGGTTCGCGTGCCGCAAAAGTCCACGGGCATTTGCAGGAAAACGATATTACAGAAGAAAAAGTAGCTAAAGTACGGGCGTTAAATAACCTGGCACAGCAGCGCAACCAGTCGCTGGCACAAATGGCTCTTGCCTGGTTACTGAAAGATGAACGTGTTACGTCTGTGTTGATTGGAGCCAGCTCTGCCGAACAGTTGACTGACTCGCTTCAGTGCCTGCAGCATACAGCCTTTCGCCCGGATGAACTGGAGGCCATTGAGAAGATTCTGCAAGCCTAG
- the hppD gene encoding 4-hydroxyphenylpyruvate dioxygenase has translation MTTDILPLNGTDHIEFYVGNAKQAAHFYQTAFGFKLVAYAGPETGLRDRASYVLVQDKIRFVFTTSLHPDSAISKHVYLHGDGVKVLALWVDDAEKSYYDTLARGAKPASELQTLSDEFGEVKTASIHTYGDTIHTFVERRNYSGPFLPGYVARSSQLQVEPVGLKYVDHCVGNVELGKMNEWVSFYEKVMGFSLLITFDDKDISTEYTALMSKVVSNGNGYVKFPINEPAKGKKKSQIDEYLDFYHGAGVQHIAIATDNILHTVAELRSRGVDFLYVPETYYEDLFERVGTIDEEMEELKKQNILVDRDEEGYLLQIFTKPVEDRPTVFYEIIQRKGAKSFGKGNFKALFEAIEREQELRGNL, from the coding sequence ATGACTACAGATATTTTACCGCTGAATGGCACCGACCACATAGAGTTCTATGTGGGCAACGCCAAGCAGGCAGCTCATTTTTACCAAACTGCGTTCGGTTTTAAACTGGTAGCCTACGCCGGACCTGAAACAGGCCTGCGCGACCGTGCTTCTTATGTGCTGGTACAGGATAAGATTCGTTTTGTTTTTACCACTTCTCTTCACCCAGACTCAGCTATTTCAAAGCATGTATACCTGCATGGCGACGGGGTAAAGGTGCTGGCACTTTGGGTGGATGATGCTGAAAAATCATACTACGACACCCTGGCACGTGGGGCAAAACCGGCCAGCGAGCTGCAAACGCTTAGCGATGAGTTCGGAGAAGTAAAAACGGCTTCGATTCATACCTACGGCGACACCATTCATACCTTTGTTGAGCGCCGTAACTACAGTGGCCCATTTTTGCCGGGTTATGTAGCCCGCTCCTCGCAGCTCCAGGTGGAGCCGGTGGGCCTTAAGTATGTAGACCATTGCGTTGGAAACGTAGAACTAGGTAAGATGAATGAGTGGGTATCGTTTTATGAAAAAGTAATGGGCTTTAGCCTGCTCATTACATTCGACGATAAAGACATCAGCACTGAATATACAGCCCTGATGTCAAAAGTGGTTTCCAATGGAAATGGCTATGTAAAATTCCCCATCAATGAGCCGGCGAAGGGCAAAAAGAAATCCCAGATTGACGAGTACCTGGATTTTTACCATGGGGCAGGCGTACAACACATCGCCATCGCCACAGACAATATACTGCATACAGTCGCTGAGCTGCGAAGCCGTGGCGTAGACTTCTTATATGTGCCCGAGACGTACTACGAAGATCTTTTCGAACGGGTAGGTACAATAGATGAAGAAATGGAAGAGCTTAAGAAGCAAAACATTCTGGTTGATAGAGATGAAGAAGGCTACCTGCTCCAGATCTTTACCAAGCCTGTAGAAGATCGGCCTACAGTGTTTTACGAAATTATTCAGCGGAAAGGGGCCAAATCGTTTGGCAAAGGCAACTTTAAAGCTTTATTCGAAGCAATTGAGCGGGAACAGGAGCTGAGAGGTAACCTTTAA
- a CDS encoding methylglyoxal synthase yields the protein MKSIALIAHNNKKTELLNWVKENQESLKGHTLIGTSNTSALINDILGLNVQPFGHGPSGGDILLAAKILQGEVEKIIFFIDAETPHGHEHDIQTLIRTAVLNNIPIALNRASADLIVLER from the coding sequence ATGAAAAGCATTGCGTTAATCGCTCACAACAACAAGAAAACTGAACTTCTGAACTGGGTAAAAGAAAACCAGGAATCCCTGAAAGGCCACACACTGATTGGCACCAGTAATACATCGGCTCTGATCAATGACATACTTGGTTTGAATGTGCAGCCATTCGGCCACGGCCCAAGCGGAGGAGATATTCTTTTAGCCGCTAAAATTTTACAGGGTGAAGTAGAAAAGATAATTTTCTTCATAGATGCAGAAACTCCCCATGGCCATGAGCACGATATCCAGACGTTGATCCGTACGGCAGTACTGAACAACATTCCGATCGCTCTTAACCGTGCCTCGGCTGATCTGATTGTACTGGAAAGGTAA
- the dnaB gene encoding replicative DNA helicase: MEEMKMNVRPVGNRNGWSKKAPAVSELGKKPPQALDLEEAVLGALMLEKDALTTVIDILRPQSFYKEAHQRIFKAILALFDKSEPIDILTVTQELREHGELELAGGAYYVTQLTSRVNSAANIEYHARIITENSIKRDLISISSEVLSSAFEDTTDVFDLLDKTEAKLYEVSESNIRKNFDDMRSLMHQAIKELEEKRKQTDGLTGVPSGMTALDRVTSGWQPSDLIILAARPAMGKTAFVLSCLRNAAVDFKKGVAIFSLEMSSLQLVNRLISSEAELDSEKIKKGSLEDYEWAQLNHKISKLTEAPIFIDDTPGLSIRELRTKCRRLKAQYDIQMVIIDYLQLMSGNAEGKGGGNREQEIASISRAMKMLAKELNVPVIALSQLSRAVETRGGDKRPQLSDLRESGSIEQDADMVLFLYRPEYYGITEDEMGNPTAGVGEVIIAKHRNGSLENVQLKFIGKYTKFTNLDNDFGGDSMGGFNALPNSTFDTDSPGSIRLGSRMNDGSSGGGGGFPTSNFDEEPPF, translated from the coding sequence ATGGAGGAGATGAAAATGAACGTGCGGCCCGTTGGCAACCGTAACGGGTGGAGCAAAAAAGCACCTGCTGTTTCTGAGTTGGGTAAAAAACCGCCGCAGGCACTGGATTTGGAAGAGGCCGTATTAGGTGCTCTGATGTTAGAGAAAGATGCGCTTACGACGGTTATTGATATCTTAAGGCCTCAAAGTTTTTATAAAGAGGCGCATCAGCGTATTTTTAAAGCTATTCTGGCTCTCTTCGACAAGTCAGAACCAATTGATATATTAACGGTAACCCAAGAATTGCGGGAGCATGGAGAGCTTGAACTGGCAGGAGGCGCTTACTATGTAACGCAGCTGACCTCCAGGGTTAACTCGGCGGCCAACATCGAGTACCACGCGCGTATTATCACTGAAAACTCCATTAAACGCGATCTGATTTCCATATCTTCTGAGGTGCTTTCGAGTGCTTTTGAAGATACAACCGATGTATTCGACCTGCTCGATAAAACGGAGGCCAAGCTCTACGAGGTATCCGAATCGAACATTCGTAAGAACTTCGATGACATGCGTTCGCTCATGCACCAGGCCATTAAGGAACTGGAGGAGAAGCGTAAGCAAACAGATGGCCTTACAGGTGTGCCAAGTGGCATGACTGCTCTGGACCGCGTTACCTCCGGCTGGCAACCTTCCGACCTGATTATCCTGGCTGCCCGCCCTGCAATGGGTAAAACAGCGTTTGTGCTTTCCTGCCTGCGGAATGCGGCAGTTGATTTTAAGAAAGGCGTAGCTATCTTCTCGCTGGAGATGTCGTCGCTGCAGCTGGTTAATCGTCTTATCTCTTCTGAGGCCGAACTGGATTCTGAAAAGATCAAAAAAGGAAGCCTGGAAGATTATGAGTGGGCACAGCTTAACCATAAGATCTCCAAGCTAACAGAGGCGCCTATTTTTATTGACGATACACCGGGCTTATCTATTCGTGAGCTTCGTACCAAGTGCCGCCGCCTAAAAGCGCAGTACGATATACAGATGGTTATTATTGACTACCTGCAGTTGATGAGCGGGAACGCTGAAGGCAAGGGTGGAGGGAACCGCGAACAGGAAATTGCGTCTATTTCACGGGCCATGAAAATGCTGGCCAAAGAGCTGAACGTGCCGGTAATCGCTCTGTCGCAGCTGAGCCGTGCCGTTGAAACCCGGGGTGGCGATAAGCGTCCGCAACTTTCCGACCTTCGTGAATCCGGTTCCATAGAGCAGGATGCCGACATGGTGCTCTTCCTGTACCGCCCCGAATACTATGGCATTACCGAAGACGAAATGGGCAACCCTACTGCCGGAGTAGGAGAGGTTATTATTGCCAAGCATCGTAACGGTTCCCTGGAAAACGTGCAGTTGAAGTTTATCGGTAAGTATACCAAATTTACTAACCTTGATAATGACTTCGGAGGCGATAGCATGGGTGGATTTAACGCGCTGCCTAATTCTACCTTCGATACCGACTCTCCGGGTTCTATAAGGTTAGGCAGCCGCATGAATGATGGTTCTTCTGGCGGCGGCGGAGGTTTCCCGACTTCTAATTTTGATGAAGAACCGCCGTTTTAA